CGGACGGGCACCTCGCGGCGGCGGTGCGCGGCATCGATCCGGAACGGCCGACCGGGTGGCCGCGGGGCCGGCCGGCGCCTGCTCCGGTGCGTCCCGCAGTCGGCTGATCGAGTGGTTCGAAAACCGCGTCGCATTCCCCTCTGCGGCAGGTGGAAAAGAACCGCGCAGGTGGCCGAGGATCTGCGCGGCGCTTTTCGGCGGATTTGCGGGTCCATTCGGCCCACCGCCGTCCGTGTTCGTCGGTCACGGATCGCAACAACGTGGTCTCGTTGGTCCTCGTGGTCTCGGGTCCACTCACTCCTGACCCGCCCGTCGGGTTGTGGCGATCACGGTGTTTTCGCTGCCCTCGCAAGTGAAAACGCTCCGTGACATGCGTCGTTGCGGAAGTGGGGAACGACTCCGGGGCCGAACGCCGACACCCTGATCATCTTCCGATAAAGTGCCTCGCGCAGGGGGGAATGCACTTCCGCTCGTGCTCGGCAGGAGCGGAAGACGACGGTGTGCGGAAGGAGCCGTGTCCCCGGGAAGACGCCTGTACAGGCCATCCATCGGCGAGACCTCCTGCCTGATTCCAGTCGGCTGGAAGAGTCCGGCGCCGCAGGCCGCGCCCGCAGGGACACGCACGCCTCCTCAACACACCACGTCAGATGACCGACAACGTGGAGCGCTGTGAGCACAACAGATCCCGACAACATCACCAAGCCACCTGGTGAACTTCAGAGCACGTCGGAAAGATCGATCCGATCCAGCCTGACCCTGGCGGTCACGATCCCCTGGATCGTCGTGCTGGTGCTGTGGCTCGTCTGGTGCGCGTCGTTCATCACCGACGGTGTCTACACGCGACTGATCGCATCCGGCGTGCGCCAGGTCTCCCTGCCCGCCGTCACGGCGCTGGACGCGGTCCAGACCGAACGCCAGCTCAGCCAGGAACTGCTGGCCAACGGCGCCGGCGGGGACCAGACCGCGCTGCAGCAGCAGCAGGCCCGGACCGACGCCGCGGTCGGCGACCTGAACCAGACGATCGAGTCGGCGCTGAGCTCCGCGCCCGCCGAGATCGCCCTGCCGGTCGAACAGCTGACCACCGAACTCGGCAAGCTCCCGCAGATCCGCTCCCGGCTGGCCGCGGGGCAGATCTCGTCCCCCGAGCTCACCGACTACTACAACAACGTCTTCACGATCGCGACCGAGCTGTTCGACGTCCAGTCCCGGATCGTGCCGGACACCGACGCCTCCCAGGGCGGTATCGCCGCGACCGCGCTGTTCCGCTCCACCGACTTGATGTCGCGGGAATCGGCGCTGATCTCCACGGCGCTCACCACCGGTCAGCTCTCCGCGGACCAGCACCTGCAGCTGATCCAGCAGAACGGGTCGTACCACACCGAGCTGGAGAAGAACGTCTCCTACCTCAAGCCCGCGGTGCGCGAGCGCTACGAGCGGATGGTGGCCTCCCCCGAGTGGGCGCAGCTGGTCATCGCGGAGAACAAGCTGCTGCAGCAGGGCGAATGGGCGGACCCGGGTGAAGCGGGCGTGTCGCTGGCGGAGTGGCGGCGCCTCACCGACGCCGTCGGCGGCGAACTCACCGCGCTCACCCGGGACCAGGCCGACCAGGTCTCCACCGAGGCCGTGGCCAACGGTGACAACGCCATCACCACCGCCGTCGCCGGTGCGATCGCGGCCGGTCTGTTCGCGCTGGGCTTCTTCTTCTGGACGCGCCGCCGGTACCGCTCGGTCATCGACGGCTCGCTGCTGCCCCGTCTGCAGCGACTCAGCGCGGAAGCCCGCGAACTCGCCGAGAAGACCCTGCCGTCGATGATGACGAGGGTGCGGGCCGGCGACCGGGTCGAGGTCGACTCGACCGCGCTGCAGGGCTACGGCAACGACGAGATCGGTCAGGTCGCCGACGCGTTCCGCGCGTTCCAGCAGGAAGCGCTGCAGGCGGCGATCAACGAGGCCGACACCCAGCAGGGCGCCCTCACCTTCTACATCGGACAGACCCGCCGCGTGCAGTCCGCGCTCGGGCCGCTGCCGCAGCGGCTCGACGCGCTGCTGCAGAACGAGGAGGACCCGGACCGCCTCGGCGCGCTGTTCGCGCTCGACGAGTCCGTCACCCAGGCGCGGCACGTGGTGGAGAACCAGCTCGTGCTCTGCGGCGCAGCCCCCGGCCGCCGCTGGAGCAGGCCGCGCGACCTCACCGAGATCCTGCGCGCCTCCGCCGCCGAGACCAAGCACCACGACCGGCTGCGGCTGGGCCACGTGCCCAGCGTGGGCGTGACCCCGTCGGTGATCGGCGACATGCTGCGCATGTTCGCCGAGCTGTTCGCCAACGCCGCCTCGTTCTCGCCGCCCGGCACGGACGTGCACGTGGAGGCCGTGTCCGTGGGCAGCGGGCTGGTCGTGCAGATCTCCGACCGCGGCGTCGGCATGACCCCGGAGGCGCGCAACAGCGCCAACGAGACGATGAAGGCCCCGCCCGGATTCGCCGCGCTGGTGCGGCTCGGTGACCGCGGTGAGCAGCTCGGCCTGTTCACCGTCGCCCAGCTGGCCGAGCGCAACGAGTGGGTCGTCGAGTTCGGCACCTCGATCTACCAGGGCGTGCGGGCCGAGATCTTCATCCCGCAGGCGCACCTGGTCACCGAGGACGACGAGGAACGCCGCGACTCGTGGAGCGGCGACGTGCCGGTGGCGAAGGCCGCCGCACCCGCGCAGCCGCTGCCGACCAGGGTGCCCTCGGCGGCCGGCAGCACCGCGGTGGCGGAACCGGTCGTGCGCGAGGAGCCGAAGGCCGACGCAGCGCCGCGCCCGAGCGCGGAAGGGAAGGACATGGACCGACCTCCGCTACCGCAGCGGGTTCCCTACGCCGATCTGCCTGCCGGGTTCGGCGAGGACGAGCCGACCGACCGGCAGAGCAAGCCGGAGTTCGCGCCGGGATTGATGACTTTCTTCAACGCCGACAGGAAGTCGCGCGACGACTCCGGCGACAAGCCCAATTCCGACGACGACGTGCAGTGAGGAAAGCGTGAACGACGTGATGAACTCCAGGAAGCCGGACCTCGACCTGGCCTGGCTCCTCGACCAGATGCTGGACAACGTGCCCGACACGTTGCACGCCCTGGTGCTGACCCACGATGGTCTGCCCGCCGCGTTCTCGAAGAACCTCGACCAGGACCGGGCGGACAAGATCTCGGCCGCCTGCGGCACGCTGCGCGCCACGAGCAAGGCGCTCAGCCACGAGCTGGAGGGCGGGGACATCGACATGAACCTGCTCGCCACCGAGAGCCAGTCCATGTACGTGCTGGCCGTGGACCCGCGCAACTCCGTGCTGGTCGTCGCGGGCCGCAGCGTCGACGCCGAGCAGCTGCAGTACGAGATGCGGCGTCTGATCAAGAACGTGGGTGAGCGGCTCGGCAAGGGCGCGCGCAACCCGGTCGGTGCGGAGAAGCATTGACCGCGCCCGACTCCGACGCGTGGTACGACGACGACGCCGGCCGGATGGTGCGCTCGTACGCGCTGACCGGCGGCCGTACCCCGGACGCGGCCCTCAACCTTGACCGGGCGACCCAGGTCGTCGCGACGCTCGCCGACTCCGGACGCGGAGCGGCGGAGACGCCCGAACACGAGGCGATCCTGCAACGGTGCGGAGCGCCGCAATCCATCGCGGAACTGTCCGCCTCGTTGAAGCTCCCCCTGGGCGTCATCCGGGTGCTCTGTTCCGACCTGCTCGAACACGGATCACTGGCGCGTTCCCGCATGGTGCAACCGCGCGATCGAGACATTTTGGAGGCAGTGCTTGCCGGACTCAACAGGCTCTGACGGCGCACCACCCGTGATGCCCGATTCGGTGAAGCTGGTCGTCGCGGGCGGGTTCGCCGTGGGCAAGACGACCTTCATCGGATCGGTCAGCGAGATCACGCCGCTGAGCACCGAAGAGGAAATGACCGAGGCGAGCGTCGGCGTCGACGACCTCACCGGTATGGAGATGAAGCGGACCACCACGGTGGCGCTGGACTTCGGGCGCATCACGATCTCGCAGGAGATCGTGCTGTACCTGTTCGGCACCCCGGGCCAGGCCCGGTTCGGTTCGCTGTGGACGGAGCTGTCCACCGGCGCCATCGGCGCGGTGGTGCTGCTGGACACCCGTCGACTGGCGATGGGCTTCCCGTCCATCGACTTCTTCGAACGGCGCGGAATCCCGTTCGTCGTCGCGGTGAACTGCTTCGACGACACGGAGTTCAGCTACACCGAGGAGGAGGTCCGCGCCGCATCGGCGATGGGTCCCGACACCCCGATCATGTTCTGCGACGCGCGGGACCGGGAATCCAGCAAGAAGGTGCTCGTCACGCTCGTGAAGCACGCGCTGCTGCAGCGGGACCTCGCCGCCGCGGGCGGCTGACCCGCTGACGTGCGGAACGGGGCAGGACGGTCGCGTCCTGCCCCGTTCTCGGTTTCACGGTGCGGTGCGGGTCAGTTGGGCAGGGGGGTCAGCCTGCAGTCGAAGTGGCGCAGGAGGGGCGGGGCCTCGGTGAGGCGGTAGCCGGGGACCTGTTCGGGTTCCTTGGCGATGTCGTCCAGGACCGAGCCGACGAAGCGCAGGTGCGTCTCGTCGTAGGAGCGCCGCGGGATGGCCAGGCGGATCAGTTCGAACGGCGCCGGCTCGCGCAGCCGGAGGTCGTCGTCGAGCTCGCCGAGGTAGAG
This window of the Saccharopolyspora gloriosae genome carries:
- a CDS encoding nitrate- and nitrite sensing domain-containing protein, coding for MSTTDPDNITKPPGELQSTSERSIRSSLTLAVTIPWIVVLVLWLVWCASFITDGVYTRLIASGVRQVSLPAVTALDAVQTERQLSQELLANGAGGDQTALQQQQARTDAAVGDLNQTIESALSSAPAEIALPVEQLTTELGKLPQIRSRLAAGQISSPELTDYYNNVFTIATELFDVQSRIVPDTDASQGGIAATALFRSTDLMSRESALISTALTTGQLSADQHLQLIQQNGSYHTELEKNVSYLKPAVRERYERMVASPEWAQLVIAENKLLQQGEWADPGEAGVSLAEWRRLTDAVGGELTALTRDQADQVSTEAVANGDNAITTAVAGAIAAGLFALGFFFWTRRRYRSVIDGSLLPRLQRLSAEARELAEKTLPSMMTRVRAGDRVEVDSTALQGYGNDEIGQVADAFRAFQQEALQAAINEADTQQGALTFYIGQTRRVQSALGPLPQRLDALLQNEEDPDRLGALFALDESVTQARHVVENQLVLCGAAPGRRWSRPRDLTEILRASAAETKHHDRLRLGHVPSVGVTPSVIGDMLRMFAELFANAASFSPPGTDVHVEAVSVGSGLVVQISDRGVGMTPEARNSANETMKAPPGFAALVRLGDRGEQLGLFTVAQLAERNEWVVEFGTSIYQGVRAEIFIPQAHLVTEDDEERRDSWSGDVPVAKAAAPAQPLPTRVPSAAGSTAVAEPVVREEPKADAAPRPSAEGKDMDRPPLPQRVPYADLPAGFGEDEPTDRQSKPEFAPGLMTFFNADRKSRDDSGDKPNSDDDVQ
- a CDS encoding GTP-binding protein, translated to MPDSVKLVVAGGFAVGKTTFIGSVSEITPLSTEEEMTEASVGVDDLTGMEMKRTTTVALDFGRITISQEIVLYLFGTPGQARFGSLWTELSTGAIGAVVLLDTRRLAMGFPSIDFFERRGIPFVVAVNCFDDTEFSYTEEEVRAASAMGPDTPIMFCDARDRESSKKVLVTLVKHALLQRDLAAAGG
- a CDS encoding roadblock/LC7 domain-containing protein, which encodes MNDVMNSRKPDLDLAWLLDQMLDNVPDTLHALVLTHDGLPAAFSKNLDQDRADKISAACGTLRATSKALSHELEGGDIDMNLLATESQSMYVLAVDPRNSVLVVAGRSVDAEQLQYEMRRLIKNVGERLGKGARNPVGAEKH
- a CDS encoding DUF742 domain-containing protein, with the translated sequence MTAPDSDAWYDDDAGRMVRSYALTGGRTPDAALNLDRATQVVATLADSGRGAAETPEHEAILQRCGAPQSIAELSASLKLPLGVIRVLCSDLLEHGSLARSRMVQPRDRDILEAVLAGLNRL